In the Phycisphaerae bacterium genome, one interval contains:
- a CDS encoding winged helix-turn-helix transcriptional regulator, giving the protein MSTTTTPRIDDRVLDRVARMLRVLGHPHRLRMIELLADGELPVGELAREVGIAPNACSQHLNMMRAHGLLDARRDGKVMFYRVIHPQALTVLSCIHQHGADA; this is encoded by the coding sequence ATGAGCACGACCACCACGCCACGCATTGATGACCGTGTCCTCGACCGCGTTGCCAGAATGCTCCGCGTTCTCGGGCACCCGCACCGGCTGAGAATGATTGAACTCCTCGCCGACGGCGAACTGCCCGTCGGCGAACTGGCCCGGGAGGTGGGCATTGCCCCGAACGCCTGCAGCCAGCACCTCAACATGATGCGGGCCCACGGTCTGCTCGACGCCCGGCGCGACGGAAAAGTGATGTTCTACCGCGTCATTCATCCCCAGGCCCTCACCGTGCTGTCCTGCATCCATCAACATGGCGCGGATGCCTGA
- a CDS encoding FAD-dependent oxidoreductase yields MSQRILIVGGVAAGASAATRARRMDPRAEIVVFEKGGYPSFANCGLPYYVGDIIRDRGALLLQTPERFKKRFDIDVHVRHEVLRIDRDGKRILVRDLDHSRERWERYDKLILATGANPIVPPFNGVGSENVFVLRSMEDTDAMRAFVDGNPTKRAVVVGAGFIGLEVAEALVHRGINVDVVELAPQVLPPLDADMARPVAAHLKTKGVGVYLGQAVANLIVDGARVSGVRLANGKVLPTDLVLLSVGVRPNIQLARDAGLEIGAMGGILVNEHLQTSDPDILAAGDAVEVVHAVTGKPALVPLAGPANKHGRLAGEFAATGTSAPAPRVAGTAIVKVFDLTVAVTGLSRRAAERSGIDADHVIVRRGHHVGYYPGAEPMTIKLIYEPGTRRVLGAQMVGGAGVDRRIDVVATTIHFGGTVDDLAALDLAYAPQYGAAKDPIHIAAFVAGNQDRGLVRHIDPDAVRASNGNGYLWIDVRTPAEHAAGTIPGAVLAEVDELRSRLNELTPSRPIAVFCEVGQRGYYAARILKGLGRSDVVNLAGGYAHYLTQQDGASAG; encoded by the coding sequence ATGAGCCAGCGCATTCTGATCGTCGGCGGAGTTGCGGCCGGTGCCAGTGCCGCGACCCGCGCGCGGCGGATGGATCCACGTGCGGAAATCGTCGTGTTCGAGAAGGGGGGATACCCCTCGTTCGCCAATTGCGGGCTTCCGTACTACGTCGGCGACATCATTCGCGATCGCGGAGCATTGCTGCTACAGACTCCCGAGCGGTTCAAGAAACGGTTCGACATCGATGTCCATGTCCGCCACGAGGTCCTGCGGATCGATCGAGACGGGAAACGAATTCTGGTTCGTGACCTCGACCACTCCCGTGAGCGTTGGGAGCGCTATGACAAGCTCATTCTTGCGACGGGAGCGAACCCGATTGTTCCTCCCTTCAATGGCGTGGGCTCCGAGAACGTGTTCGTCCTGCGATCGATGGAAGACACGGACGCCATGCGCGCTTTCGTGGATGGGAACCCAACGAAACGAGCCGTGGTTGTCGGCGCGGGTTTCATCGGGCTGGAGGTCGCCGAGGCACTCGTTCATCGCGGAATCAACGTGGATGTCGTGGAGCTCGCCCCGCAAGTGCTCCCGCCGCTCGATGCCGACATGGCCAGACCTGTGGCCGCGCATCTGAAAACCAAGGGCGTCGGCGTTTACCTTGGACAAGCCGTCGCGAATCTCATTGTCGATGGCGCGCGCGTCTCCGGCGTCCGCCTCGCGAACGGCAAGGTCTTGCCGACCGACCTCGTGCTTCTCTCGGTCGGCGTCCGCCCCAATATCCAGTTGGCCAGGGATGCGGGTTTGGAAATCGGTGCCATGGGTGGCATCCTTGTCAACGAGCATTTGCAGACCAGCGACCCCGACATTCTCGCCGCCGGCGACGCCGTCGAAGTCGTGCATGCCGTCACCGGAAAACCGGCGCTGGTCCCGCTCGCCGGTCCCGCCAACAAGCACGGGCGTCTGGCAGGCGAGTTCGCGGCCACCGGAACATCCGCTCCCGCGCCCCGTGTTGCGGGAACCGCGATCGTGAAAGTCTTCGACCTGACGGTTGCCGTGACCGGACTCAGCCGCCGCGCTGCGGAGAGGTCCGGAATCGATGCGGATCACGTCATCGTCAGGCGCGGCCACCACGTCGGCTACTACCCCGGCGCTGAGCCGATGACCATCAAGCTGATCTACGAGCCGGGAACGCGCCGCGTGCTTGGCGCTCAGATGGTCGGCGGCGCGGGCGTGGACCGCCGCATCGATGTCGTGGCGACGACGATTCACTTCGGCGGAACCGTGGATGACCTGGCCGCGCTCGATTTGGCGTACGCCCCGCAATACGGTGCGGCCAAGGATCCCATTCACATCGCGGCGTTCGTGGCCGGTAACCAGGACCGTGGCCTTGTGCGGCACATCGATCCGGACGCGGTCCGCGCGTCGAACGGCAACGGCTATCTCTGGATCGATGTTCGCACGCCGGCCGAGCACGCGGCGGGGACGATTCCTGGGGCCGTTCTGGCCGAAGTGGATGAACTTCGCTCCAGACTCAACGAGCTGACCCCGTCTCGTCCCATCGCCGTGTTCTGCGAGGTCGGCCAACGCGGCTACTACGCCGCGAGAATATTGAAGGGTCTGGGTCGCAGCGATGTGGTCAATCTGGCGGGGGGATATGCCCACTATCTGACCCAGCAGGATGGCGCCTCGGCCGGTTGA
- a CDS encoding aspartate 1-decarboxylase gives MQIEMLKSKLHQACITHADVNYEGSFGIDTELMEAVGLYPYEKLLIANINNGARYETYAIPEPFGSRRMVARGAAARLGCVGDRIIIMSFCMVEESQVRSGKFRPRALRLDENNDPVSDLTPLPTADEIASMLGG, from the coding sequence ATGCAGATCGAGATGCTCAAGTCGAAGTTGCATCAGGCGTGCATCACACACGCGGATGTCAATTATGAAGGCAGCTTCGGAATCGATACGGAGTTGATGGAGGCGGTAGGGCTCTACCCCTACGAGAAGCTTCTGATCGCCAACATCAACAACGGAGCGCGATACGAAACCTACGCGATTCCCGAGCCCTTCGGTTCGCGGCGGATGGTCGCCCGCGGCGCGGCGGCTCGACTCGGCTGCGTGGGTGACCGCATTATCATCATGTCCTTCTGCATGGTGGAGGAGTCCCAGGTCCGTTCCGGCAAGTTCCGGCCGCGCGCCCTGCGCCTGGACGAGAACAACGACCCGGTCTCCGACTTGACGCCGCTCCCCACGGCCGACGAAATCGCGTCCATGCTCGGCGGGTGA
- a CDS encoding cytochrome c, which yields MRRGAIALSMLALSVTMFGCPVISVPSAAKLAGTWLTDAGGQTFELQFNAVGQLVRISTENDQGEPVQVDISGSTTTVSGSSVTIRVPVGDTDVVYMGTLSQDENTIEGDLAQELSVGDMVMITVPAGMLDLVREEGNDNDNDNANMNDNENSNTNDNTNTNDNMNTNDNTNDNGGLTGDAMQGENLVAANCQACHGADGASGFAPNIQGETAAEIMSVQSAGVHAAWPDFTDQDFADLEAYLGSF from the coding sequence ATGAGGAGAGGTGCGATCGCCTTGTCTATGCTGGCGTTGTCCGTGACCATGTTCGGCTGTCCGGTCATTTCGGTTCCCTCGGCAGCCAAGCTCGCGGGGACCTGGCTGACGGACGCGGGCGGGCAGACGTTCGAGCTGCAATTCAATGCGGTTGGGCAGCTTGTTCGGATCAGTACCGAGAACGATCAGGGGGAGCCGGTTCAGGTTGACATCAGCGGCTCCACCACGACGGTTTCGGGCAGCAGCGTTACCATCCGCGTTCCCGTCGGCGACACGGATGTCGTGTACATGGGCACGCTCAGTCAGGACGAGAACACGATCGAAGGCGATCTCGCCCAGGAGCTTTCCGTGGGCGATATGGTCATGATCACCGTCCCCGCAGGCATGCTCGATCTCGTTCGGGAAGAGGGGAATGACAACGACAACGACAATGCCAATATGAACGACAACGAGAACAGCAATACGAACGACAACACCAATACCAACGACAACATGAACACGAACGACAATACCAACGACAATGGCGGCCTTACCGGCGATGCGATGCAGGGAGAGAACCTTGTGGCGGCGAACTGCCAGGCTTGCCACGGCGCCGATGGTGCCAGCGGGTTTGCGCCGAACATCCAGGGAGAAACCGCGGCGGAGATCATGAGCGTACAATCGGCGGGTGTGCATGCGGCGTGGCCGGACTTCACGGATCAGGATTTCGCGGACCTGGAGGCGTACTTGGGGAGCTTCTAG
- a CDS encoding NAD(P)H-binding protein translates to MSERPSTPERGAAESSKASLRVLVTGATGFVGRHVVRELLAQGHRPVCFVRSISKLYQTQPRVSRDRITAVRGDLDDRSALFRAAEQSDAAIHLVGIIMNRRLRGQTFQRVHVDGTRNVVAAACSAGLRYVHMSAQGSRPNAATEYHRTKWEAERIVAESGLDWTIFRPSLIHGPDGEFMQLMKRFWCGLNPPFVPYFGEGSAKLQPVFVKDAAFCFVAALARPETVGKVIPLCGPKAYSWKELYAVCRSLLPGARRWKPMLSLPVPLAKIAAVVSAPIMAPAEQLIPSFRTLRFDRGQVTMSQEDNICDAGIAEEMFRLTMRDFESELAAYADQVS, encoded by the coding sequence ATGAGCGAGCGTCCTTCAACGCCCGAACGTGGAGCCGCCGAGAGCAGCAAGGCGTCCCTGCGGGTCCTTGTTACGGGAGCAACCGGGTTCGTCGGCCGACACGTGGTTCGGGAGCTACTCGCCCAGGGGCATCGGCCGGTCTGCTTCGTCAGGTCCATATCCAAGCTCTATCAGACCCAGCCCCGCGTCAGTCGTGATCGGATCACCGCCGTCCGAGGTGACCTCGACGATCGCAGCGCCTTGTTCCGCGCCGCCGAGCAGTCCGACGCCGCCATCCACCTTGTCGGCATCATCATGAATCGCCGGCTCCGCGGGCAGACCTTTCAGCGCGTTCATGTCGACGGCACCCGAAACGTCGTGGCGGCAGCCTGTTCCGCTGGATTGCGTTACGTGCATATGTCGGCCCAGGGCAGCCGCCCGAATGCTGCGACCGAATATCATCGAACGAAGTGGGAGGCGGAGCGCATCGTCGCCGAGAGCGGGCTGGATTGGACGATTTTCCGGCCGAGCCTGATTCACGGCCCGGACGGCGAGTTCATGCAGTTGATGAAACGTTTCTGGTGCGGCCTCAATCCGCCTTTTGTCCCCTATTTCGGAGAGGGTTCGGCGAAGCTCCAGCCCGTGTTCGTCAAGGACGCGGCTTTCTGCTTCGTGGCCGCCCTTGCACGCCCGGAAACGGTCGGCAAGGTGATCCCCTTGTGCGGCCCCAAGGCTTATTCATGGAAGGAACTATACGCCGTCTGCCGTAGCCTGCTTCCAGGAGCAAGGCGTTGGAAGCCCATGCTTTCCCTGCCTGTCCCGCTGGCCAAGATTGCCGCCGTGGTCTCCGCGCCGATCATGGCCCCGGCCGAGCAACTGATTCCCTCGTTTCGAACATTGCGTTTCGACCGCGGGCAGGTGACGATGTCTCAAGAGGATAACATCTGCGATGCGGGCATTGCTGAGGAAATGTTCCGCCTCACAATGCGCGACTTTGAAAGTGAACTGGCCGCCTACGCTGATCAGGTCTCGTAA
- a CDS encoding HAMP domain-containing histidine kinase, giving the protein MAALKQQMAPAADRSASTAEGSELAGFDALGMAAFMVDRTGTILRRSAHAASDFPSGTRIDQALRTLSPSGELRDWTSVLKSLPTGTPTRLPATLADAESEEGTTYLVRCARLGDQADNAPRFLLVVDPASSAPPGRDEWSDLPQRLASLGKLAARVAHELNNPLDGILRYINLAIRLAEQSSQTRIESYLNESRSGVLRMASIITDLLEYSRSAAAALEGMDVNQVIEEAIRTHAAAADATRVVIAADFQSSRMPVFPGNRLLQVCGNIIRNALDAMPDGGRLTVTCGIHDEQIVIRFADTGPGLPDPPNRVFEPFFTTKPPGKGTGLGLAICRDFIEDMGGSITAEQAAPGGAVFLIRLPLPTQPDEASETSQRWRPAPTADRIDQPEDHT; this is encoded by the coding sequence GTGGCCGCCCTGAAACAACAGATGGCTCCAGCGGCAGACCGCTCCGCATCAACAGCCGAGGGAAGCGAGCTGGCCGGATTCGATGCGCTCGGCATGGCCGCGTTCATGGTCGACCGGACCGGGACCATCCTTCGTCGCAGCGCTCATGCCGCATCGGATTTCCCCTCGGGCACGCGAATTGACCAGGCACTGAGAACGCTTTCGCCCTCGGGTGAACTACGTGATTGGACCTCAGTCCTGAAATCCTTGCCAACCGGAACTCCGACCCGCCTCCCCGCCACCTTGGCTGATGCCGAGTCCGAGGAGGGCACGACCTATCTGGTTCGCTGTGCGCGTCTCGGCGACCAGGCTGATAACGCGCCGCGATTCCTCCTCGTTGTCGATCCGGCCTCGAGTGCTCCTCCGGGCCGCGACGAATGGTCCGATCTCCCCCAGCGGCTCGCTTCCCTCGGTAAGCTCGCCGCCCGCGTCGCCCACGAGCTCAACAACCCGCTCGACGGCATCCTTCGATACATCAACCTCGCCATTCGACTCGCGGAACAGTCGTCACAGACCCGCATCGAATCCTATCTCAACGAATCCCGCTCAGGCGTCTTGCGCATGGCCTCGATCATCACGGACCTGCTGGAGTATTCGCGCAGCGCCGCGGCCGCCCTCGAAGGCATGGACGTCAACCAGGTCATCGAGGAAGCCATCCGCACACACGCGGCCGCTGCCGATGCAACCCGGGTCGTCATCGCCGCCGATTTCCAGTCCTCCCGCATGCCCGTGTTTCCCGGGAACCGCCTCCTTCAAGTCTGCGGGAACATCATCCGCAACGCCCTGGACGCCATGCCCGACGGCGGACGCCTGACGGTCACCTGCGGCATCCACGACGAACAGATTGTCATTCGCTTTGCGGATACCGGACCGGGACTCCCCGATCCGCCAAACCGCGTGTTCGAGCCCTTCTTCACCACCAAGCCGCCGGGCAAAGGAACGGGGCTCGGGTTGGCCATCTGTCGCGATTTCATCGAAGACATGGGCGGCTCCATCACCGCCGAACAGGCTGCGCCCGGCGGCGCGGTTTTCCTCATCCGGCTACCGCTTCCGACACAGCCCGATGAAGCGTCTGAAACGAGTCAGCGGTGGAGGCCCGCTCCCACCGCGGACCGCATCGATCAACCGGAGGATCACACATGA
- a CDS encoding 2,3-bisphosphoglycerate-independent phosphoglycerate mutase: protein MSQLRCRPVLLIVRDGWGANPHPEWNHANAVHLARKPVDDRLMATYPHVQIRTCGPDVGLPDAVMGNSEVGHQNIGAGRIVEQEIMRITGRIRDGAFFENHALRGAFDRAQKTGGNVHFLGLCSDGRVHSDLEHLYGLLDMSRRVAFPAERVYVHAITDGRDTAPDAGIKYVSEIEKRCKDIGANPVASVIGRYYAMDRDHRWDRVEKAYRLLAEGKGDRFPSATAALKHYYENPSEDSRHGDEFVTPSMMEKAGAEASRIRNGDSVVFFNFRGDRPRELTKAFVYEQFPYEGEGLDGRLMGFDRGPKLDLHFVTMTSFESGLPVHVAFEKPSKMKDILGEYISEHGLRQFRCAETEKYPHVTFFFNDYREEPFDGEEQFLVPSPRDVSTYDQKPQMSAPEVTDVMLRRIATGVDDLLVLNFANGDMVGHTGNLQAAIKAVETVDDGVGRVVDAVLKRGGAAIVTADHGNCEQMIDPATGGPHTAHTTYDVELIVVDEKLKGRTLRSGGRLADIAPTVLELFGLPQPQSMTGKSLILPRH from the coding sequence ATGTCCCAATTGCGATGCCGGCCGGTTCTGCTCATTGTCCGTGACGGATGGGGCGCGAATCCCCATCCCGAATGGAATCACGCCAACGCGGTTCACCTGGCGCGAAAGCCGGTCGACGATCGCTTGATGGCGACCTACCCGCACGTGCAGATCCGCACGTGCGGTCCGGATGTGGGATTGCCGGATGCCGTCATGGGCAACAGCGAAGTCGGGCACCAGAACATCGGCGCCGGACGCATTGTCGAGCAGGAGATCATGCGCATCACGGGGCGAATCCGTGACGGCGCCTTCTTCGAAAACCATGCGCTTCGCGGGGCGTTTGATCGTGCCCAGAAGACCGGCGGCAACGTCCATTTCCTCGGCTTGTGCAGCGACGGCCGCGTGCACAGCGATCTCGAGCATCTGTACGGCCTGCTGGATATGAGCCGGCGAGTCGCCTTTCCTGCCGAGCGCGTCTACGTGCACGCCATTACCGACGGGCGCGATACCGCTCCGGACGCGGGGATCAAATACGTTTCGGAAATTGAGAAGCGATGCAAGGACATTGGTGCCAACCCGGTGGCGAGCGTCATCGGCCGCTACTACGCCATGGACCGCGATCACCGCTGGGACCGGGTCGAGAAGGCTTACCGCCTGTTGGCCGAGGGCAAGGGCGACCGATTCCCCTCGGCCACCGCCGCCCTCAAGCACTACTACGAAAATCCGTCGGAAGACAGCCGCCACGGGGACGAATTCGTCACCCCCAGCATGATGGAAAAGGCCGGTGCCGAAGCAAGTCGCATCCGCAACGGCGATAGCGTGGTGTTCTTCAACTTCCGCGGTGACCGGCCTCGCGAATTGACCAAGGCCTTTGTGTACGAGCAGTTTCCGTACGAAGGCGAGGGACTTGACGGCCGGCTGATGGGCTTCGATCGCGGTCCGAAACTCGACCTCCATTTCGTAACCATGACCAGTTTCGAATCCGGCCTTCCCGTGCATGTCGCGTTCGAAAAGCCGTCGAAGATGAAGGACATACTCGGCGAATATATTTCGGAGCACGGTCTGCGCCAGTTCCGCTGTGCGGAGACCGAGAAGTACCCTCACGTGACCTTCTTCTTCAACGACTATCGCGAGGAGCCCTTTGACGGCGAAGAGCAGTTCTTGGTCCCCTCGCCGCGCGATGTTTCCACGTACGACCAGAAGCCGCAGATGTCCGCCCCGGAGGTGACCGACGTCATGCTTCGGCGCATCGCCACGGGCGTCGACGACCTTCTGGTGCTCAACTTTGCCAACGGGGACATGGTCGGCCACACGGGTAACCTGCAGGCCGCAATCAAGGCTGTGGAAACCGTCGATGATGGCGTCGGTCGCGTTGTGGACGCCGTGCTCAAACGCGGTGGGGCGGCGATTGTCACCGCCGATCACGGCAACTGCGAGCAGATGATCGATCCCGCGACCGGGGGTCCCCACACGGCCCACACCACCTACGACGTGGAACTCATCGTGGTGGACGAGAAGTTGAAAGGCCGAACGCTTCGCTCCGGCGGGCGACTCGCGGACATCGCTCCCACGGTATTGGAGCTTTTCGGACTGCCGCAACCGCAGTCCATGACCGGAAAGTCGCTGATTCTCCCGAGGCACTGA
- a CDS encoding rhodanese-like domain-containing protein, with product MSSTFEVISPDVLKNHQMTDRRARLIDVRDLDEYAAVHVDGAECVPLPRLLSQASQWSPDECLVLICHSGQRARQAAAELQNAGFRSLRVVDGGTKACIAAEVSVVRGKRMIPLPRQVFMAMGTVLLLELALATFVHPWLIALCWLTGGAMIVAGYTGFCPMSSMIAAMPWNRPRGTGALRPSGSCVVSGDCS from the coding sequence ATGAGCAGTACGTTTGAAGTGATTTCGCCCGACGTTCTCAAGAATCACCAGATGACCGACCGTCGAGCACGGCTGATCGACGTTCGCGATCTCGATGAATACGCGGCCGTGCATGTGGATGGGGCGGAGTGCGTTCCGCTCCCGCGCCTGCTGTCTCAGGCGTCACAATGGTCGCCGGACGAATGCCTGGTCCTGATCTGCCACAGCGGACAGCGTGCCCGGCAGGCGGCCGCGGAACTTCAGAATGCCGGGTTTCGCAGCCTCCGCGTCGTGGACGGCGGCACCAAAGCGTGCATCGCGGCCGAGGTGTCCGTGGTCCGCGGCAAGCGCATGATCCCACTCCCCCGACAGGTCTTCATGGCCATGGGCACGGTCTTGCTGCTGGAGCTTGCTCTGGCGACATTCGTCCACCCGTGGCTGATCGCCCTGTGCTGGTTGACGGGCGGGGCGATGATCGTTGCGGGATACACCGGCTTCTGCCCCATGTCGAGCATGATCGCGGCCATGCCCTGGAACAGGCCTCGGGGCACGGGCGCACTTCGACCCAGCGGCTCCTGTGTCGTATCCGGAGACTGCTCATGA